In the Nitrospirota bacterium genome, TACAGTATCACATGGCGCTATGTTGGCTTAAACGACTTATGTAAAATAGTGAACTCGTTAATTGCCTCTGAGATGATTCTAATAGGAGTCATATATTACATGTTCTTGCCGGAGACGGCGCGATTTAATTCACTGTTAGGGGGTGGCATAGTATTTCCGCGCAGTATAGTGGTTATAGACTTGATATTGTCGTTAATCTTTATGTCTGCCATAAGAATATCCAAACGTCTCTATCATGAGATCCTAAGCCGTAAGCGTAGTAAAGAAGGTAAGAGCACAATAATCATAGGGGCCGGCAACTCTGCTGAAATGCTTGTAAGAGAGATTTCAAGACAGCTTGTGCCGGAATTTAACGTAATCGGTTTTCTTGATGATGACCCTAATAAAATCGGCGCCTATGTTCACAGCATTAAGGTACTGGGTAAAATTGATAAACTTAGAGACTACATATATCAATATAACATTCAGGTGGTCATTATAGCGATAACCAATCTTGATTATGGAGCTCTTAAGAGAATATATGAGATGTCAAGGGGCTCAGGAGTAAAAAACATAAAAATCACCCCCATGATGCACGGTGATAATAACGTTAATGTGGCGATAAATTCGCTTGAAGATTTAAAAATAGAAGACCTCATAGGACGGCAGGTAATAAAGCTTGATTATGGTCAGATAAAGGATTTTTTGTCAGGTAACAAGATAGTAGTATTTGGAGCTGGCGGGTCAATCGGCTCAGAGATAGCCAGCCAGTTGTGTGCACTAAGGCCATCGCATCTTGTGCTTTTTGACATGGATGAGACTGCCATGTTTAATCTGCAAACCAAACTAAGTAAGCACTATCCTGCACTTAAGCAAAACGTAAGTTACGTGATAGGCAATATAACGGACACATCGAGAGTGGAGGAAATCTTCATTCTCTACCGGCCAGATAAGGTGTTTCATGCAGCAGCTTATAAACATGTCCCTATGATGGAGCACAATCCTACGGAGGCAATCAAGGTTAACGTTTTGGGCACATACAATATAGCGGAGCTTTCGGAGCGTTATGGAGTGAAAAAGTTCATAATGCTTTCTACCGATAAAGCAGTAAACCCTTGCGGAATAATGGGCGCTACTAAGCGTGCTGCCGAGGAGTTGTGCAAGGTGGTAGCCGGCAGTACGAGTTTTATATCGGTGCGGTTTGGCAATGTGCTGGGAAGCCGGGGGAGTGTGTTGCCTCTCA is a window encoding:
- a CDS encoding polysaccharide biosynthesis protein; amino-acid sequence: MKRKIYFILSDALIIAASLYLAFYIRFDFSIDVVDRYLQLILFFLPIFLTVKISTFYIFRIYSITWRYVGLNDLCKIVNSLIASEMILIGVIYYMFLPETARFNSLLGGGIVFPRSIVVIDLILSLIFMSAIRISKRLYHEILSRKRSKEGKSTIIIGAGNSAEMLVREISRQLVPEFNVIGFLDDDPNKIGAYVHSIKVLGKIDKLRDYIYQYNIQVVIIAITNLDYGALKRIYEMSRGSGVKNIKITPMMHGDNNVNVAINSLEDLKIEDLIGRQVIKLDYGQIKDFLSGNKIVVFGAGGSIGSEIASQLCALRPSHLVLFDMDETAMFNLQTKLSKHYPALKQNVSYVIGNITDTSRVEEIFILYRPDKVFHAAAYKHVPMMEHNPTEAIKVNVLGTYNIAELSERYGVKKFIMLSTDKAVNPCGIMGATKRAAEELCKVVAGSTSFISVRFGNVLGSRGSVLPLMLEQLRKGGPLTVTHRDMERYFMTIPEAVSLVLQASVIGQSGDIMILDMGKPVRILELAEELIRLHGMTPYKDIDIEFIGLRPAEKLREELYTSSEKISKTSHEKILTIMNEGRSTKPEIEAMLDQLRKTLQNNDPHKDTEIRDILRKYHMLSD